One genomic segment of Leishmania braziliensis MHOM/BR/75/M2904 complete genome, chromosome 7 includes these proteins:
- a CDS encoding putative cobalamin-dependent methionine synthase, with translation MRGERSPAFEELEELFQKRILILDGGMGTMLQRYKLEEADFRGEEFKNATKEVKGNNDLLCLTQPVKVWDVHYKYAVAGADILGTNTFNAQAVSQSDYETQHLVRRINLAAAKICRDAADQASCETGRRIFVAGVLGPLNRTASISPSVERPDYRNITYDEIVAAYTEQATALLEGGVDVLMVETIFDSLNAKAALFALNTLFDDAGYTRVPIMVSGTITDLSGRTLSGQTVEAFYLSMRHGNIISIGLNCALGCREMRPYIQRLAQISEGYVTCYPNAGLPNAMGGYDEPPEDMARDMNDFATNGWVNLVGGCCGTTPDHIHAMAMAVKSIPPRPKGQRSTTLAISGLEPLYFTNHIGFCNIGERCNLSGSLKFKRLVKEGKWEECLEVARKQVEEGAMVLDVNMDDGLIDGVAAMTRFLNLLASDPDVARVPVMIDSSKFHVIEAGLKCTQGTPIVNSISLKVGKEEFLRQARLIRRYGAAVVVMAFDENGQASDYDSKIRICKRAYDMLVADGFPAENIVFDPNVLTICTGMEEHNNYAVDFMNAAAWIKANLPGAKVSGGISNLSFSFRGFEVIRMAMHSAFLKKMIADGSLDMAIVNAGALPVYTDIEPGLLQLVEDAIYNRTPDSSERILEYADRLKAEAAARGGAEEAKVTKVDEWRNAPVEERLLHALIKGIVEFIENDVEEARTCGKYERPLHIIEGPLMDGMGKVGELFGSGKMFLPQVIKSARVMKKAVAVLVPYMEAEKLALIDSPKGKSVSRSKRVLMATVKGDVHDIGKNIVGVVLGCNSYEVIDLGVMVSCEKILAAAKEYDVDVIGLSGLITPSLDEMVHVAKEMKKMGFKIPLMVGGATTSKQHTAVKIQPHYHKTVHVLDASKSVVTVANMLGSNNEEFWEEVHETYQEIAEDYLANQKDRVYKPLAFCRENALKIDFVANPPAPRPRKLGTITISDYPLEKIVSRIDWSPFFSVWQVRGTYPNRGFPKLFNCPTVGVEAKRLFDDAQEMIKDIIATRSFRAKAVVKLMPVNSVGDDIEVYEDDTRVEKIATFFGLRQQAEKERGEPYLCISDFIAPKGVAPDYLGSLVVGIFGADKMSEQYEKDNDGYRSIMIKALADRFAEAFTEEVHRIIRTDLWGFVERETSETADLIQMQYQGIRPAPGYPSQPDHTEMATIWRLGEVEERTGVKLSESYAMMPAASVSALVFAHAQSKYFAVGKIQKDQAKDYAARKGWYLDRVESQLSSSLAYD, from the coding sequence ATGCGTGGAGAACGAAGCCCCGCCTtcgaggagctggaggaacTCTTCCAGAAGCGTATCCTCATCCTGGACGGTGGCATGGGCACTATGCTCCAGCGCTACAAGCTGGAGGAAGCGGACTTCCGCGGCGAGGAGTTCAAGAACGCCACAAAGGAGGTCAAGGGCAACAATGACCTGCTCTGTCTCACACAGCCGGTGAAGGTGTGGGACGTGCACTACAAATATGCAGTCGCCGGCGCCGACATCCTCGGGACGAACACGTTCAACGCACAGGCGGTCAGTCAGTCCGACTACGAGACGCAGCACCTCGTTCGCCGCATCAACCTCGCTGCGGCGAAGATCTGCCGCGACGCGGCAGATCAAGCCAGCTGTGAGACGGGGCGGCGCATCTTCGTAGCCGGTGTGTTGGGCCCGCTGAACCGAACGGCCTCCATTTCGCCCTCCGTTGAGCGCCCCGACTACCGCAACATCACGTACGACGAAATCGTAGCCGCTTACACAGAGCAGGCGACGGCCCTGCTGGAGGGCGGTGTAGATGTACTGATGGTCGAGACCATCTTCGACAGCCTCAACGCCAAGGCGGCCCTCTTTGCTCTGAACACGCTCTTCGATGACGCGGGCTACACACGCGTTCCCATCATGGTGAGCGGCACCATTACGGATCTGTCTGGCCGCACCCTCAGTGGCCAGACGGTGGAAGCCTTCTACTTGTCGATGCGGCACGGAAACATCATCTCCATCGGCCTCAACTGTGCTCTAGGTTGTCGCGAAATGCGCCCATACATCCAGCGCCTTGCACAGATCAGCGAGGGCTACGTGACGTGCTACCCCAATGCGGGGCTGCCGAACGCGATGGGTGGATACGACGAGCCACCAGAAGATATGGCCCGTGACATGAATGACTTCGCAACCAACGGGTGGGTCAACCTCGtcggcggctgctgcggcacaaCCCCGGATCACATTCACGCCATGGCCATGGCTGTGAAGAGCATCCCGCCGCGTCCGAAGGGTCAGCGGAGCACGACCCTGGCCATCAGCGGGCTTGAGCCACTGTACTTCACCAACCACATCGGCTTCTGCAACATCGGAGAGCGCTGCAACCTCAGCGGCTCGCTCAAGTTTAAGCGCCTTGTCAAGGAAGGGAAGTGGGAGGAGTGCCTGGAGGTGGCTCGCAAGCAGGTTGAGGAAGGGGCTATGGTGCTGGATGTGAACATGGATGACGGCCTCATCGACGGCGTGGCTGCCATGACGCGCTTCCTGAATCTGCTCGCCTCCGACCCGGATGTGGCGCGTGTCCCAGTGATGATCGACTCGTCCAAGTTTCACGTTATCGAGGCGGGCCTGAAGTGCACCCAAGGCACACCGATCGTGAACTCCATCTCGCTCAAGGTGGGCAAGGAGGAATTCCTGCGCCAAGCCCGCCTGATCCGGCGTTACGGTGCCGCCGTGGTAGTGATGGCCTTTGACGAAAACGGGCAGGCGTCAGACTATGACAGCAAAATCCGCATCTGCAAGCGCGCGTACGACATGCTAGTGGCGGACGGCTTCCCGGCTGAGAATATCGTCTTCGACCCGAACGTGCTGACAATCTGCACGGGGATGGAGGAGCACAACAACTACGCCGTCGACTTCATGAATGCCGCGGCGTGGATTAAGGCAAATCTACCCGGCGCCAAGGTGAGCGGCGGAATCTCGAACCTCAGCTTCTCCTTCCGTGGCTTTGAGGTCATTCGCATGGCTATGCACTCCGCGTTCTTGAAGAAAATGATCGCCGATGGAAGTCTCGACATGGCAATCGTGAATGCGGGCGCCCTGCCGGTGTATACCGACATCGAGCCAggtctgctgcagctggtcgAGGACGCCATCTACAACCGCACTCCCGACTCCTCGGAGCGCATTCTCGAGTATGCAGACCGGCtcaaggcggaggcggcggcccgcggtggcgccgaggaggcgaaggtaACCAAGGTGGACGAGTGGCGTAACGCCCCGGTGGAGGAGCGTCTCTTGCACGCCTTGATCAAAGGCATCGTCGAGTTCATCGAGAATGACGTCGAGGAAGCGCGAACCTGCGGCAAGTACGAGCGACCACTGCACATTATCGAGGGACCGCTGATGGATGGCATGGGGAAGGTTGGCGAGTTgttcggcagcggcaagatGTTTCTGCCCCAGGTTATCAAGTCAGCACGTGTCATGAAGAAGGCGGTAGCGGTACTGGTGCCATACATGGAGGCTGAGAAGTTGGCCCTTATAGATAGCCCGAAGGGCAAGTCAGTGTCGCGGTCGAAGCGGGTGCTCATGGCGACCGTGAAGGGCGACGTACACGACATCGGCAAGAATATCGTTGGCGTCGTCCTGGGCTGCAACAGCTACGAGGTGATCGACCTCGGTGTGATGGTCTCGTGTGAGAAAATCTTAGCGGCTGCGAAGGAGTACGACGTAGACGTTATCGGGCTCTCCGGCCTCATCACGCCCTCACTGGATGAGATGGTGCACGTGGCGAAGGAGATGAAGAAGATGGGCTTTAAAATCCCACTGATGGTGGGTGGGGCAACAACGTCCAAGCAGCACACGGCTGTGAAGATTCAGCCGCACTACCACAAGACAGTACACGTACTGGATGCCAGCAAGTCCGTGGTCACAGTGGCTAACATGCTGGGGAGTAACAACGAGGAGTTCTGGGAAGAGGTGCATGAGACTTACCAAGAGATTGCGGAGGACTACCTGGCAAACCAGAAGGACCGTGTCTACAAGCCCCTTGCCTTTTGCCGCGAGAATGCGCTGAAGATCGACTTTGTCGCCAACCCGCCGGCGCCGCGACCGAGGAAGCTCGGCACCATCACTATCAGCGACTACCCGCTCGAGAAGATCGTCAGCCGCATTGATTGGAGCCCATTTTTCTCAGTGTGGCAGGTGCGCGGCACTTACCCCAATCGAGGTTTCCCAAAGCTCTTCAACTGCCCCACCGTCGGcgtggaggcgaagcggcTCTTCGACGACGCGCAAGAGATGATCAAGGACATCATTGCCACGCGTAGCTTCCGCGCCAAGGCCGTTGTCAAGCTGATGCCGGTGAACAGCGTTGGCGACGACATCGAGGTGTACGAGGACGACACACGCGTAGAGAAAATCGCCACCTTCTTTGGACTGCGCCAGCAAGCGGAGAAAGAACGAGGTGAGCCTTACCTGTGCATCTCGGATTTTATCGCCCCGAAAGGGGTGGCGCCAGACTACCTGGGCAGCCTCGTCGTCGGCATCTTCGGGGCCGATAAGATGAGTGAGCAGTACGAGAAGGACAACGACGGCTACCGCTCCATCATGATCAAAGCCCTGGCAGACCGCTTCGCCGAGGCGTTCACAGAAGAGGTGCACCGCATCATTCGCACGGACTTGTGGGGCTTTGTGGAGCGGGAGACGTCTGAGACGGCCGACCTGATCCAAATGCAGTATCAAGGAATTCGACCCGCCCCTGGGTACCCCTCGCAGCCGGACCACACGGAGATGGCCACGATATGGCGTCTCGGTGAGGTAGAGGAACGCACAGGAGTGAAGCTGTCTGAATCGTACGCAATGATGCCGGCGGCATCTGTCAGCGCCCTTGTCTTCGCGCATGCGCAGTCCAAGTACTTTGCGGTGGGCAAGATTCAGAAGGATCAAGCAAAGGACTACGCCGCGCGTAAGGGGTGGTATCTAGACCGGGTCGAGAGCCAGCTTAGCTCGTCCTTGGCCTACGACTGA